From Rhinopithecus roxellana isolate Shanxi Qingling chromosome 17, ASM756505v1, whole genome shotgun sequence, one genomic window encodes:
- the LOC104661482 gene encoding zinc finger protein OZF-like isoform X1, whose amino-acid sequence MEPGGRGSRFEDSDLLHAGNPKENDVTAVLLTPGSQVICISVAWRQRVSLWTTNSPENELMIRDMADALTQWRQLNSPQGDVPEKPRNLVLLGLPISTPDVISQLEHEEELKREVSKAASPDWETIPEGKELTPEKDISEEESAPGVLIVRFSEEGSSECEDSLESQQENHEKHLIQEDVTQKSSRERSYQFDEFRRNCTRRSLLVQQQGERLHHCESFKNNLKQNSEIIRHERICAGKKPWKCSECEKAFSYYSAFVLHQRIHTGEKPYECKECGKAFSQSIHLTLHQRIHTGEKPYECHECGKAFSHRSALIRHHIIHTGEKPYECNECGKAFNQSSYLTQHQRIHTGEKPYECNECGKAFSQSTFLTQHQVIHTGEKPYKCNECGKAFSDRSGLIQHQRTHTGERPYECNECGKAFGYCSALTQHQRTHTGEKPYKCNDCAKAFSDRSALIRHQRTHTGEKPYKCKDCGKAFSQSSSLTKHQKTHTGEKPYKCKECGKAFSQSSSLCQHQKTHAVVKTKKYVQAFSEHLTFGQHKRIHTG is encoded by the exons ATggaacctgggggcagag GATCACGTTTTGAGGACTCAGACCTTCTCCATGCTGGAAACCCAAAAGAAAATGACGTGACTGCTGTGCTGCTGACCCCTGGGTCCCAG GTAATATGCATTTCTGTTGCCTGGAGGCAAAGAGTGAGTCTGTGGACTACAAATTCACCAGAGAAT GAACTGATGATCAGGGATATGGCCGATGCTCTCACCCAGTGGAGGCAGCTGAACTCTCCTCAGGGAGATGTGCCTGAGAAACCCAGGAATCTGGTCTTGCTGG GGCTTCCAATTTCCACACCTGATGTAATCTCTCAGTTGGAGCATGAGGAGGAACTGAAGAGAGAAGTTTCGAAAGCAGCCAGTCCAG ACTGGGAAACAATACCAGAAGGCAAGGAGCTAACTCCAGAGAAGGATATTTCTGAAGAAGAATCGGCCCCTGGGGTGTTAATTGTAAGATTTTCAGAGGAAGGTTCTAGTGAATGTGAGGATTCTTTAGAGAGTCAGCAGGAAAACCATGAGAAACACTTAATACAAGAGGATGTCACTCAGAAATCTTCTAGGGAGAGAAGTTACCAATTTGATGAATTTAGAAGAAATTGCACTCGGAGGTCCTTACTTGTTCAGCAGCAGGGAGAGAGACTACATCATTgtgagtcatttaaaaataacttaaaacaaaattcagaaataattagGCACGAGAGAATTTGTGCAGGAAAGAAACCTTGGAAATGCAGTGAGTGTGAGAAAGCCTTCAGTTACTACTCAGCTTTTGTCttacatcagagaattcacaccggagaaaaaccctatgaatgtaaggaatgtgggaaagcctttagcCAGAGCATACACCTTACTCTGCaccagagaattcatactggagagaaaccctacgaATGCCAtgagtgtgggaaagccttcagtcaCCGCTCAGCCCTTATTCGGCATCACAtcattcatactggagaaaaaccctatgaatgcaATGAATGCGGGAAGGCCTTTAATCAGAGTTCATACCTCACTCAACATCAgcgaattcatactggagagaaaccttatgagtgtaatgaatgtgggaaggccttcagcCAAAGCACATTCCTTACCCAGCATCAGGtcattcacactggagagaaaccctataagtGTAacgaatgtggcaaagcctttagtgaTCGGTCAGGTCTTATTCAGCACCAGAGAACTCATACTGGGGAGCGGCCTTATGAGTGTAacgaatgtgggaaagcctttggCTACTGCTCAGCCCTGACTCAGCACCAGAGAACTCACACTGGGGAGAAACCCTATAAATGCAATGATTGTGCCAAAGCCTTCAGTGATCGCTCAGCCCTTATTCGTCATCAGAGAacacacactggagagaaaccttacaaatgtaaagATTGTGGAAAAGCATTCAGCCAGAGCTCGTCTCTTACAAAGCATCAGAAaactcacactggagaaaagccCTACAagtgtaaggaatgtgggaaggccttcagcCAGAGCTCATCCCTCTGTCAACATCAGAAAACTCATGCTGTAGTGAAAACCAAGAAATATGTCCAAGCTTTTAGTGAGCATTTAACCTTTGGCCAAcacaagagaattcatactggataA
- the LOC104661482 gene encoding zinc finger protein 501-like isoform X2: protein MEPGGRGSRFEDSDLLHAGNPKENDVTAVLLTPGSQELMIRDMADALTQWRQLNSPQGDVPEKPRNLVLLGLPISTPDVISQLEHEEELKREVSKAASPDWETIPEGKELTPEKDISEEESAPGVLIVRFSEEGSSECEDSLESQQENHEKHLIQEDVTQKSSRERSYQFDEFRRNCTRRSLLVQQQGERLHHCESFKNNLKQNSEIIRHERICAGKKPWKCSECEKAFSYYSAFVLHQRIHTGEKPYECKECGKAFSQSIHLTLHQRIHTGEKPYECHECGKAFSHRSALIRHHIIHTGEKPYECNECGKAFNQSSYLTQHQRIHTGEKPYECNECGKAFSQSTFLTQHQVIHTGEKPYKCNECGKAFSDRSGLIQHQRTHTGERPYECNECGKAFGYCSALTQHQRTHTGEKPYKCNDCAKAFSDRSALIRHQRTHTGEKPYKCKDCGKAFSQSSSLTKHQKTHTGEKPYKCKECGKAFSQSSSLCQHQKTHAVVKTKKYVQAFSEHLTFGQHKRIHTG from the exons ATggaacctgggggcagag GATCACGTTTTGAGGACTCAGACCTTCTCCATGCTGGAAACCCAAAAGAAAATGACGTGACTGCTGTGCTGCTGACCCCTGGGTCCCAG GAACTGATGATCAGGGATATGGCCGATGCTCTCACCCAGTGGAGGCAGCTGAACTCTCCTCAGGGAGATGTGCCTGAGAAACCCAGGAATCTGGTCTTGCTGG GGCTTCCAATTTCCACACCTGATGTAATCTCTCAGTTGGAGCATGAGGAGGAACTGAAGAGAGAAGTTTCGAAAGCAGCCAGTCCAG ACTGGGAAACAATACCAGAAGGCAAGGAGCTAACTCCAGAGAAGGATATTTCTGAAGAAGAATCGGCCCCTGGGGTGTTAATTGTAAGATTTTCAGAGGAAGGTTCTAGTGAATGTGAGGATTCTTTAGAGAGTCAGCAGGAAAACCATGAGAAACACTTAATACAAGAGGATGTCACTCAGAAATCTTCTAGGGAGAGAAGTTACCAATTTGATGAATTTAGAAGAAATTGCACTCGGAGGTCCTTACTTGTTCAGCAGCAGGGAGAGAGACTACATCATTgtgagtcatttaaaaataacttaaaacaaaattcagaaataattagGCACGAGAGAATTTGTGCAGGAAAGAAACCTTGGAAATGCAGTGAGTGTGAGAAAGCCTTCAGTTACTACTCAGCTTTTGTCttacatcagagaattcacaccggagaaaaaccctatgaatgtaaggaatgtgggaaagcctttagcCAGAGCATACACCTTACTCTGCaccagagaattcatactggagagaaaccctacgaATGCCAtgagtgtgggaaagccttcagtcaCCGCTCAGCCCTTATTCGGCATCACAtcattcatactggagaaaaaccctatgaatgcaATGAATGCGGGAAGGCCTTTAATCAGAGTTCATACCTCACTCAACATCAgcgaattcatactggagagaaaccttatgagtgtaatgaatgtgggaaggccttcagcCAAAGCACATTCCTTACCCAGCATCAGGtcattcacactggagagaaaccctataagtGTAacgaatgtggcaaagcctttagtgaTCGGTCAGGTCTTATTCAGCACCAGAGAACTCATACTGGGGAGCGGCCTTATGAGTGTAacgaatgtgggaaagcctttggCTACTGCTCAGCCCTGACTCAGCACCAGAGAACTCACACTGGGGAGAAACCCTATAAATGCAATGATTGTGCCAAAGCCTTCAGTGATCGCTCAGCCCTTATTCGTCATCAGAGAacacacactggagagaaaccttacaaatgtaaagATTGTGGAAAAGCATTCAGCCAGAGCTCGTCTCTTACAAAGCATCAGAAaactcacactggagaaaagccCTACAagtgtaaggaatgtgggaaggccttcagcCAGAGCTCATCCCTCTGTCAACATCAGAAAACTCATGCTGTAGTGAAAACCAAGAAATATGTCCAAGCTTTTAGTGAGCATTTAACCTTTGGCCAAcacaagagaattcatactggataA